One Acropora palmata chromosome 2, jaAcrPala1.3, whole genome shotgun sequence genomic window, CAGAGTAAAAACCACCTGAAAAAGACCGCAATGTCGATAAAATTTGCGAATGAGTTACCCATAGCCCTAAAAATCAACAATTGTTTCATGATTAGCAAGCGTCCGTCGAATTACGGATGCACGCGACAGATTTTTAATGCACGGGAGTAGCTTGAAAAAcgcacgaggcgatagcctAGTGCGACTCTAGCCGCATCTcgagtgcttagcaacttaccaagtgcatccataacttgaCGGAAGGACACTTACAatgaaccaattgttttataacactGCAATTATTTAATCacattttagtttctccaaacccattgaaagcatatagacatgcatttcaatcGCTTATTGCGTCATAAACGTGCGTCCATAAGCTAAATTATGGAGCATGCAGATGACGTAAGCAAATAGGGGTGAAATTGCATGATTTTTTTGGCTGTATTACAACACGGTTCTTCGTACAAAAACATGTCTAGCTGTTTGTATTTGTTTGTATGGGTGTCCTCCAGCGAGTATACGAAACACGAAATGGAGCCCCAAAGGTAAGATTTCTCTCCCTTTCGCCGCATTCGTCTTTGCGCATCTTTGCCGCTCGTTCTCCAGCTCGGGGTGTCAAGCGGAGAAAGGGACAATTTTAAAGAGGAAGACATGTACTATTtcttacagaaaaaaaaagtggaaaataGGAAATCGCATAAGACGCTGATGAGGAGTCCTTTAGAGACACTGAAAATCAACAAGTTTACCGGCGTATATCTCTGAAAGGACACGTCAATAAACGGCGACAAATTGGGTGGCAGCATTCTGGACGGAAAACAATATCACCCAGCAAAAGTAACCAAGCCAGTGGGATTTTATAGATTGTGCTGGCATAATTTTTGTCATAATTGGAGGAAACTAGCATAATTTTCACTGACTTTTAAAAAATAGCGCTGCTATAGCATAATCGGTATGCATTGATAAGCCTGAGACTATTTTTGTTCAATATTTCAGCAACATCCGAGGTTTGGTAACGCAGAGAGAGCCTCCCAAGGAGACTGGCAGTCTGGCGCGAAATGGTGCGACCAGAAGTTGCTAGGTGATGTTAGTCACAGTATCTTCCataatttgcaattttgccAAATGTCGTCAGCCACACCGCCCGATAACTTGTAGCAAGAGACCATACCAGAACCAGCAAACAGAGCCAGACACCGTTGGCTTAAGACAAAGAATGCCAAATACAATAGACGAGGAGCTTGTGACACCAAAAAGTACTGTTACACGATCgtgatatgttttttggacATAATTTGCAAAAACGAGCATAATTTGGGCCAAAAATATCCTACTTTTACCAGCACAATCTTTAAAAGACTGCAAGCGAGCCGGAGATAAACTAATACAACTCCAAGCTCATTCACTTGGTCTCTTTTCTTATCATCCCCGGAAAGAAGAGAACGAGGTCGATGCAAATCGGGCTGAGAGGCAGTCCATCAGCGATTTATAACATTACATGTATCACCGGTCACGAAGCCAAAAATAGGAATTTTTCcgtaaaaaagggaaaaagaaaaagaaggaccAATAAAAATTAGGTAAAGTAGAAAATGGACACATTGTACTTTCAAATAACTCGCCAAGGGAACTCACCAGGTGGACACGGAATGCATTTCGATTCTAAAATAGTCGAGGGCTTGAAGTTTTTCAGAGGAGGTACAAAAGTTCCAGTTGAGCAGGGTAATCTGTAACTCCAATTGCCATGTGCGAATCCAATCGCAGTTAGTGTCATGAACGGCATCGTATTATCTTTTACAGCGAATCCTTCCGTCAAGTGGTCTGGTGAGCTTCACAATCACCAAAAATACTGGGAATTAATAGTGTTTTTCAGCCATGGGCTGAGATAATTTGCATACTCCGACAAAGCGCAGGAATTTAATGTCACTTTTGATTCTAATTGGTTCAAAAAGTGGCATGATATTtgtaaataatgataacaCAAGAAttcttgtatttgaaatgcagatCGAAATGAATgagcagcagcgagaaaggcctggaAAATTCAGACCTGAACGAGGACTCGAACCCAGACCTCTGCGGTGCCGGTGCAGTGCCCAAGAATGCGATGatcaaaattcattcattccgaTCCACTTTTCAAACCCAAGAATTCTCatattatcatcatctatCTCTACATCTACGGGCTGATAATCGACCCACATgacgaccagctcccagttggcctgatagctcaacttgTCGAGCACTGCATCGATAACGCAGAAGTCAGGGTTCGGatccccgttcaggcctgaatttttcagcctTTTCTGGCTGCTGCTCAACTAGCGCTAAAATGCGACtatcaaaattcattcaagaTAATTGTAAGTCAATCACAACGAATATGAAATTTCCAACACTGAAAAACTGCATTAATGGCaacaaatttaataaattacATGTAGGCCTTGACAAGCTGCTGTCCTTCAAATGCTTTAATATTAATTCTCTCCATATTAGTGTTCATCAGATAGCTggaaaggaatgaaaattgaaatgtgCTTGCAAGGACCAATTGTaacagaaaaaagaagcaacTAATTTAGGTCAAGGATCTGATGAGCAGTTATTTTTTGCGCgcagtgaaaaaaacaaggttCCAACTTGGAGCACCCTTACGAGAAAGGGAAGTTCCTCTTGAAATTATGGATAAAATGTTAACTATACTTCTTTCGCTGTTTGATCAGCCCTTTTCTGCATTTGCAAAGCCGGAAAATAAAGCTATAACCACTCTTTTCGTAGATACGTACAAAAAACAGATACATACTAACGATGAAAATTCTCAAATTCTCGGAAACCAATTATTGCCCTAGCAGACTTCAGCTTTGCTATTTGATAAGCAAAACACTTACATTGTATGAAGGGACGAATTCGCAATGTAAAAAGCGTAATCGTTCAGTTCTTGAAGAGGATTATCAGctaaatttctgaaaaaaaaaaacaacaaaccaaaacaaaaccaacacTTGCTAGCTTATATTAGACACATGTTGGCTCTGTCTGCTCGTCCAAGTCCCTGTCGGTCACAGGCTTCCCGCCGAAGCGAGAAAACCCCGGACGACATATCTCCTCTCATCGCCATTGACTGAATATCACAAGTTCCGAATTCAATTGTACTACAGTTCGaaaatagccaactggttACCTACAACTGCCAGTTAGAGTTCGAAATATTGCTttgttagattttttttttcatgttatgGCTTTCACCGTCTAACTTAAGATTGGCCGAATTCACACTAGAGAAACTCGTCCAAATTTACCCGTCCACTTATCCGTCTGAGTCGATGAGTTTTTAAAGACGAGTTTCCTGACTAGACAAGAAACTCGTCAAAATGCATCACGAATTCACACTTAGACGGGTTTCAAGGTCGAGTCTTAGGAGAAAATGCGCCGATTAGACTGGAACTAGAACGAAAGCAGAGCactttgggaaaacaaaatggcgccGAAGAAGAAGGTGAAGCGTTCTAAAACGCAGAAAAACAAACCCTGGACtgacaaacagacaaacatcTTTGCCGCTGTGTTGTGATGAACTGAAAGCCGAGATATACTTCGACGCCAGTGAacttttaaattgaaaattattgcTTCGTTTCTTTGAGCCCAAGAGACAGTTTGAAATATAGGCCTGCATACTTTGGAAATACTAGAAACTGCCAGGCGGGTTCTGTTTTGGTTATTGCTGGAATGGATACTcgaaaatatggtgagacacttcgtgacacataaacaggtacaaACAGATAAACGACAtcctatttaggcagagaataactgctgggtcagccactgatctctagtgattaggtctaagcgccggccactgatctctagtgattaggtctaagcgccggctcgaaatggttagctttcataaattgttctggttacaccataattaaactcggtaaacctttggtaagactactaagatcggttggtactttatatacataaatgtAAGTGTCTCACcgtattttggagtatccattctagtcacaaccgtTCTGTTTTCTGCTGGCTAGGTAACCACGCACATCTCGCACCAGTACCTCGGCACCTTAACCCGTCCTAAAAACGCGTCCTAATGTGAATTCATGTCGGTAAGTCGGATAACTTTTTCATAGCGAATTGAAACCAGGACGAGAAACTCGTCAGACGGGTTACCTGTCTGACGAGTTTCCCTTTCTCTAATGTGAATACGGCTATTAGCAGTAACCGTAGATTAGAGAGTGCGTTCGAGTATAGGTAGGTTTGATATGTTAAAAATAGCAATGTATGATAGGGTTTTCATTTGACAGGCGACACGGTGTTTTATACCCTGGCTGCTGTTGGTTTTGTGTTATAATTTGTTTGGGAATTTTTCTAGTGTAGGATAGTATTATTTGGCGTTTTCCTTTAAAAGGGTTGAAAAATCGTGACTATCCGAGCGAACGATCGAGACGAAACCATCACGTATGCACGTGCTTTGTGATGATGCACGCGTGCTAGGCAATGATGTCACTCGTGTTTGCTCCTGCTGTAATCTGAAGGTGAGGGGTACAATTTGGAGTTCCACGATCGATGCGCTGGTTGTCCCGTAAAGTCTCAATTCAGTCTGCATTAGAACTGCGTTCTATCGAACACGATAGCAAAATTACTTACAAGAGTTCCAACGACGAGAGGCTGCTAAAAGCATATGAATCCAGGGACTTGATCAAATTGCCATTCAAAAATCTGTCGTAACCACAATAAGTCATTTTAAGAGCTACGTTTGCAATTTTGATACGAACCAAAGcaacgacaaaaaaaatacataaatataATGTTTTTTACCATTATTATGATTTacttatttaattatttatttctgttttttgtcttGCTTTTTCAGAACCAACCAACGCCGATTCACACTTGGTTCGACTGGTCGGAACGCATACGCAAAGAAAATGACATCCTAAACACTGACTAAAGCgaaaatggcaacaaaaaaTCGGATTAGAAAAAAGTGCAAAGCGCTCGTTCCCATTTAACACAAATCACACGGAGCGTACTCATAGGTACTTCAATGCCTTTATGTTGTGGAACGATTCCCTTGTTAAATTTGTTAGCTTGTTTTCGGAGAGAACTCTGAAACATAAAACCAATTATCGTAATTTGCATCATAAACTGCAAGGGTCAAAGCTTCTACTGACAATTTCAGTATCTGTTGATTGACTTAGTATACAGGTTCGCActtgtaaaatacaattctAAAACAAAAGCGTTTTTCAAACTACAATTAAAGTCAAATTTAATTGGACACTGTGACGTGGCAAAACATCAAGAATTGTGGCATGAAATTTCGAAAATTCCCTCCCCCTCTTCCTTCAGTTTTGGGTGTCACATAATTGGAAGAGTATTAGCTCTGAGATAAGCATTGAACGAGGGAATTCGAAGAAATAGTAGATTAatgtacaaacaaaattgacGAGCGTTGTAACAAGCGCAGCGAAAAGTAACCACAGAAGAATATTCAGGTCCTTCTGGACAGCTTTcgtccattttttttctttttttgaaaacaccTAAAGATAATTGGAGTACCATGATCGATACGCTGGTTGTCCCAAAAAGTCTCAATTCAGTCTGCACTAGAACTGCGTTCTATCGAACACGATAACAAAATTACTTACAAGAGTTCCAATGACGAGAGGCCGCTAAAAGTATATGAACCCAGAGACTTCATCAAATTCCCATTCAATAATCTGTCGTAATCACAATAAGTCATTTTAAGAGCTACGTTTGCTATACTGATACGAGAGAAAGAAACCAcctatatatatttataacaAAGCGTTTTGTAGTAGTGAGTTGCCAGGGtgcttgaaaaaattaaacgaaTAAACGAGGACTGCATGGTTTATGTTATAAAGGGCCTTCTGCTCTAGAACGGAAGAACGTCACGTCCATAATTAATTGGCACGTGATTACTAAATCACTCTCTTTATTAGGTCACAGTAATTTTCTCTAATCATTTGTGGCAGAAGCCGAAACGCGTtggttttaaattaaattaatttatgTATATTTGAAGATCATTCTCTCGAGTgcaatatatttaacaattattctacaaGGGTGCGCTGGATATTAAatgatatataaccaacgaggcgcgtagcgccgagttggttatgatCATTTCATGTCCAGCAagatcatttcatatccagcaagatcgagtagaataattgttaaatatatatactagagtactctagttcgagcactctggcaggactgagttaccacatttgtgggaagctcgaggtggcttttaaagcttcaccttcatctcagcatcagcactgcactgatgaggcccagaaggccgaaacagtactgtctgcagttatatatatatatatatatcggCCTTCTTCAGACGTCAGACGTGGAACTCTACTTATTTACAggtaaaaaggttaaaaagatataaagacaaaaatatcGAAGTTGTTTAATCAACAGCTTTAGAACATTAGAAACCAATTAATTGCGTCCCACGAACGTCAAAAATGACATTAGCGCGCAATTCAACACAAATCACAAGGACCGTACTCACAGGTACCCCAATGCCCTTAAGTTGTGGAACGGTTCCCTTGCTaaattttttagtttgttttcgGAGAGAACTCTGAAACATAAGATCAATAATCGTAGTTTGTGTCATAAGCTGGAAGG contains:
- the LOC141874189 gene encoding uncharacterized protein LOC141874189, which gives rise to MTYCGYDRFLNGNLIKSLDSYAFSSLSSLELLNLADNPLQELNDYAFYIANSSLHTIYLMNTNMERINIKAFEGQQLVKAYISPDHLTEGFAVKDNTMPFMTLTAIGFAHGNWSYRLPCSTGTFVPPLKNFKPSTILESKCIPCPPGGFYSDGIAVVGQNCFPCNNGTYVPPERAPGKSVRHCIVCPTDVTKTDVWFPQRPQSWRIQHGLLSGIAVCSTKTASEEKRLVYLAPNCGAGDRFFSF